The Methanohalophilus levihalophilus genome has a segment encoding these proteins:
- a CDS encoding RAD55 family ATPase — translation MARNKYPVHTTLSSDAIKVLERYEKELGAKNLVLEKALLSLDTSRFKSKLDTQNLDRAIKRIGTGVAGLDDMLEGGIPEGFSVIVTGPPGTGKTTLSMQFLVEGVKKGEKCVLFSFEERLQQLVQHFMRFGWDLGKYIDDGYLEVFGMSMLTFEEITEILETYKPKRVVFDSLSVFSNPEEFRKSPAWRSSHRLMKQRKMTSFLITEKNHGIETKSFDDYDFLGDGIIFLDSMKVNEVDATLSPVLAVQKMRATKVDTTPQPFRFGEHGIVKYRSLHLESRLQERLGVSSMEPGFD, via the coding sequence ATGGCCAGAAACAAGTATCCAGTCCACACTACCCTAAGTAGTGACGCCATAAAGGTGCTTGAAAGATATGAGAAGGAACTTGGGGCAAAAAATCTGGTTCTTGAAAAGGCCCTTTTGTCCCTTGACACAAGCAGGTTTAAATCCAAGCTAGATACGCAGAACCTTGACAGGGCAATTAAGCGTATCGGCACTGGTGTGGCAGGGCTGGACGATATGCTTGAAGGTGGCATTCCTGAAGGATTTTCTGTCATTGTTACAGGTCCCCCGGGCACCGGGAAAACAACATTATCCATGCAGTTTCTGGTTGAAGGTGTCAAGAAAGGTGAGAAATGTGTCCTCTTCTCTTTTGAGGAACGACTGCAGCAGCTTGTCCAACACTTTATGCGTTTTGGCTGGGATCTCGGGAAATACATTGATGACGGGTATCTGGAAGTTTTTGGAATGTCAATGCTCACATTCGAGGAAATCACCGAAATACTTGAGACCTACAAGCCAAAGCGTGTGGTTTTTGATTCCCTTAGTGTTTTCAGCAACCCCGAAGAGTTCCGAAAGTCTCCTGCGTGGCGCTCTTCTCACAGGTTGATGAAGCAGCGTAAGATGACCTCTTTCCTGATTACCGAGAAGAACCATGGAATTGAAACAAAATCCTTTGATGATTACGATTTCCTTGGTGACGGTATTATTTTCCTGGATTCCATGAAGGTAAATGAAGTGGATGCTACATTATCTCCTGTTCTTGCAGTACAGAAAATGCGAGCTACCAAGGTAGATACAACTCCGCAGCCTTTCAGGTTTGGAGAACATGGTATTGTGAAATATCGCTCCCTTCATCTTGAGTCCAGATTGCAGGAACGTCTTGGTGTCAGTTCCATGGAACCGGGGTTTGATTAA
- a CDS encoding DUF1614 domain-containing protein: MRGFLNKTDYRHFAVYAFILLPTAALCYLGQLSLGTIPSAVLFGILLLIPIAGNVEIPVIKMRTRKQEHLQRDALVLEKIFSVPVVKELSSGTRIVFDTVVTINLGGFVIPLFLAAFLLTLQMNFVALEIALIVMVVVALVAEMIDGVGIVVPDYIGIIAIPFALLLDPINADIIVFVAGTMGVLAGTMAHLFALNKEERGSAFISIGGAGSFRAIYITVILAGLISQFI; this comes from the coding sequence ATGCGAGGATTTCTTAACAAAACCGACTACAGGCATTTTGCCGTATATGCTTTCATTTTGCTGCCTACTGCGGCATTGTGCTATCTTGGCCAATTATCACTTGGAACCATACCCTCAGCAGTGCTATTTGGAATATTGTTATTGATACCAATTGCCGGTAATGTGGAAATTCCTGTTATAAAAATGAGAACACGGAAACAAGAGCATCTGCAGCGTGATGCACTGGTATTGGAAAAGATATTTTCAGTGCCGGTTGTTAAGGAATTATCAAGCGGAACCAGAATCGTATTTGATACAGTCGTAACTATAAACTTAGGCGGGTTTGTAATCCCCCTATTCCTTGCAGCATTTTTGCTTACTCTCCAGATGAATTTTGTAGCTCTTGAAATCGCGCTTATAGTGATGGTAGTTGTTGCCTTAGTGGCAGAAATGATCGATGGGGTAGGAATAGTTGTTCCTGATTACATAGGCATAATTGCCATTCCTTTTGCATTGCTGCTGGACCCTATTAATGCGGACATCATTGTTTTTGTTGCCGGGACAATGGGAGTACTGGCCGGGACAATGGCACACCTCTTTGCGCTTAATAAAGAAGAAAGAGGAAGTGCTTTCATAAGTATTGGCGGAGCGGGAAGCTTCCGCGCAATTTACATAACTGTAATCCTTGCTGGATTAATATCCCAGTTTATCTGA
- a CDS encoding PAS domain-containing protein, which produces MTKNMQGSSYENPVVVFLWKAEKGWPVEFVSENIRQFGYSPDDFTKGHRKYASIVHPDDLERLRKSLADICETNLKDYTHCYRIVTPSGESRRVLEKTLIERDSNGTITHFQGFVIDITDQTDEIEDFSDFILTTEPVAIFVWKAEKGWPVEYVSEDIQYFGYTPEDFLSGSINYADIIHPEDLPRIEEQLEKQTDSGEEDFYQEYRIYSKSGELRNVAERTLIIRDKNRKAISYQGIIEKI; this is translated from the coding sequence ATGACTAAAAATATGCAAGGCAGTTCATATGAAAATCCGGTTGTCGTTTTCCTATGGAAAGCAGAAAAGGGGTGGCCGGTGGAATTCGTATCCGAGAATATAAGACAGTTCGGCTATTCTCCTGATGATTTTACAAAGGGGCATCGAAAATATGCAAGCATTGTACACCCTGACGATCTTGAACGCCTCCGAAAATCCCTGGCAGATATTTGTGAAACGAATTTGAAAGATTATACTCACTGCTATCGTATTGTTACACCTTCCGGAGAAAGCAGGAGAGTGCTTGAAAAAACATTGATTGAAAGAGATTCAAACGGGACAATTACACATTTCCAGGGCTTTGTTATTGACATCACAGATCAAACTGATGAAATTGAAGACTTCAGTGACTTCATATTAACTACAGAACCAGTGGCAATTTTTGTGTGGAAAGCAGAAAAGGGATGGCCGGTGGAATACGTTTCAGAAGACATACAGTACTTTGGATACACACCTGAGGACTTCCTGTCAGGATCTATAAATTATGCCGATATCATTCATCCTGAAGATCTCCCACGCATTGAAGAACAACTTGAAAAACAAACCGATTCCGGGGAGGAAGATTTCTATCAGGAATACAGGATCTACTCCAAATCCGGAGAGCTGCGAAACGTTGCCGAGAGAACTTTGATTATACGTGACAAAAACAGAAAAGCGATTTCATATCAGGGAATAATAGAAAAAATATAA
- a CDS encoding winged helix-turn-helix domain-containing protein — protein MRRGKLEIMVDILNVVRSTKVTKTAIVYNANLNFSRADQYLNMMIDMGLVEKSSDGYGITDLGGDYLQKMNDINSVLAEVNA, from the coding sequence ATGAGGCGTGGCAAACTAGAAATTATGGTAGACATACTCAACGTAGTACGTAGTACGAAAGTAACCAAGACAGCAATTGTATACAATGCCAATCTGAATTTCAGCAGGGCAGATCAATATCTAAACATGATGATTGATATGGGACTTGTTGAAAAATCATCAGATGGATACGGTATAACAGACCTTGGTGGGGATTACTTGCAGAAAATGAATGACATTAACTCAGTATTGGCAGAGGTCAATGCCTGA
- a CDS encoding Mov34/MPN/PAD-1 family protein, translating into MEMVRGIAKETLEFILGASKNTAPNEFAGLLHEEDGVITDVLILPGTESSDRNAVIKLFMMPNVESVGSVHSHPGPSARPSEEDLRMFSKTGNLHIIVAEPYDKDSWVCYTREGQPVDLPVLDIELEEPEVI; encoded by the coding sequence ATGGAAATGGTCAGGGGTATTGCAAAAGAAACACTGGAGTTCATTCTCGGAGCGTCTAAAAATACAGCACCAAACGAATTTGCAGGATTGCTGCATGAAGAGGATGGAGTAATAACGGATGTGCTAATTCTTCCCGGCACAGAGAGCAGTGACCGGAATGCGGTTATTAAGTTATTCATGATGCCAAATGTTGAATCCGTTGGATCAGTGCACAGCCATCCAGGCCCAAGCGCAAGACCATCTGAGGAAGATCTGAGGATGTTCAGCAAAACGGGAAATTTACATATCATTGTGGCAGAACCTTACGATAAAGACAGTTGGGTCTGCTACACCAGGGAAGGCCAACCTGTTGATCTTCCTGTTCTGGATATTGAACTTGAAGAACCGGAAGTCATCTGA
- a CDS encoding TIGR00297 family protein, which yields MPEAIQCLQKAFSTNKNLKILSFAIILLVLFPFLGMVPLAAAFLILTISSKTILKKDIGNYYNLFFAITVLFFIDLVSRQLGYLFPNYIIVQSLQISTIGLMVAGAIRKNGNWDRPHHSLPSSICLLFAGGFTAALAGGWYVYWSTGSGYEIMLFAAVIGAITAALFESIPSEFDKTLSMTFGSAMAMWVLVSFGFAVPPLQLIMAFTFSLVLGYLAYRMKIADISAVMSATLMGVLIIVFSNIFWFILLLTFFILGGLFTKYRYKYKISKGLAQEKGGIRSYENVFSNSTAALALAIAYGIYPQHAELISYAFLGTVATATADTLASEIGTTAKQTPRMITNLKPTKPGTDGAITLLGEAAAIGGACVIAVLATVFGMTGNIDYAVIFTCAGGFVGTNIDSLLGGTLQKRGLLSNSGVNFYATFAGALFSGLAYLLIV from the coding sequence ATGCCAGAAGCGATCCAGTGCCTCCAAAAGGCATTTTCAACAAACAAAAACCTGAAAATACTTTCTTTTGCAATTATTTTGTTAGTTCTTTTCCCCTTCCTGGGGATGGTGCCGCTGGCAGCCGCTTTTCTTATACTGACAATATCTTCAAAAACAATATTAAAAAAGGATATTGGTAATTATTACAATCTTTTCTTTGCAATTACAGTTCTTTTTTTTATTGATCTGGTTTCCCGACAGCTGGGATACTTGTTTCCAAACTACATAATTGTGCAATCATTGCAGATTTCAACCATAGGCTTAATGGTTGCAGGCGCAATCCGCAAAAATGGGAATTGGGACAGGCCCCATCATTCCCTTCCGTCCAGCATATGCCTCCTTTTTGCCGGAGGATTTACAGCAGCTCTTGCAGGTGGATGGTATGTATACTGGAGTACAGGAAGCGGATATGAAATAATGCTTTTTGCCGCGGTAATAGGAGCAATTACAGCAGCTCTTTTTGAATCCATACCTTCTGAATTCGATAAGACACTGTCAATGACTTTCGGCTCTGCTATGGCTATGTGGGTTCTTGTCTCGTTTGGTTTTGCAGTGCCTCCATTGCAATTAATTATGGCTTTTACTTTTTCACTGGTTCTCGGGTATCTTGCATACAGGATGAAAATTGCGGACATATCCGCTGTCATGAGTGCCACCCTCATGGGGGTCCTAATAATTGTATTCAGCAATATATTCTGGTTCATCCTGTTGCTTACATTTTTTATACTCGGAGGCTTGTTTACCAAATACCGATATAAGTATAAAATATCAAAAGGGCTTGCGCAGGAGAAGGGAGGAATCCGCAGTTACGAAAATGTTTTCAGTAACAGTACGGCTGCACTTGCCCTCGCAATTGCTTATGGTATTTATCCGCAACATGCGGAACTCATCAGTTATGCTTTCCTGGGAACAGTGGCAACCGCAACTGCAGATACGCTTGCAAGTGAAATCGGAACCACTGCAAAACAAACACCTCGCATGATAACAAATCTGAAACCCACAAAACCCGGGACAGACGGAGCTATTACACTATTAGGAGAAGCTGCGGCAATTGGCGGGGCCTGTGTGATTGCGGTTCTGGCAACCGTATTCGGGATGACAGGAAATATAGACTATGCAGTTATTTTTACATGCGCTGGCGGGTTTGTGGGAACAAACATTGATAGTTTGCTTGGTGGAACCTTGCAGAAAAGAGGACTGCTGTCCAACAGCGGAGTGAATTTCTACGCAACTTTTGCGGGTGCATTATTTTCCGGTCTAGCATATCTTCTAATTGTATAA
- a CDS encoding SIR2 family NAD-dependent protein deacylase: MEKLIDLLRESKYCVVLTGAGVSTFSGIPDFRGSGGLYSNFDADKIFSFDYFVKNPSYFYSVSKDFIYNLDEREPGLPHKVIAKMESMGLVKSIITQNIDMLHQKAGSKNVIEIHGSPKMHTCRKCGMKYPFEKIAALVNEEPKAPRCDLCGGIIKPDIIFYGEMLEQETIEAAINEASKADLFLTLGTSLVVQPAASLPFYCINNGGKLVIVNNMDTPMDGYAELRFNDIEDFCNNVEKSLFND; this comes from the coding sequence ATGGAAAAACTTATTGACCTCCTCAGGGAATCAAAATATTGTGTTGTTCTAACCGGTGCAGGAGTTTCAACATTTTCAGGAATCCCGGATTTCAGGGGAAGTGGAGGATTGTACAGCAATTTTGATGCTGATAAGATTTTTTCATTTGACTACTTTGTCAAAAACCCATCCTATTTCTACTCTGTTTCAAAGGATTTTATCTATAATCTGGATGAAAGGGAACCCGGCCTCCCTCACAAAGTAATTGCAAAAATGGAATCTATGGGATTGGTAAAATCGATTATTACACAGAATATCGATATGCTACACCAAAAAGCCGGATCTAAGAACGTTATTGAAATCCATGGATCTCCAAAGATGCACACCTGCCGGAAATGTGGAATGAAGTATCCCTTTGAGAAAATTGCTGCACTGGTGAATGAAGAACCAAAAGCACCCCGCTGCGACCTATGTGGAGGCATTATAAAACCTGACATTATTTTTTACGGGGAAATGCTGGAACAGGAGACCATTGAAGCTGCGATAAATGAAGCATCTAAAGCTGACCTTTTCCTGACGCTAGGCACTTCACTTGTAGTACAACCTGCAGCATCATTGCCATTTTATTGCATTAATAATGGTGGAAAACTTGTAATTGTTAACAACATGGACACTCCGATGGACGGATATGCTGAATTGAGATTCAATGATATCGAAGATTTCTGCAATAACGTTGAAAAAAGCCTTTTTAATGATTAA